From the Gallaecimonas mangrovi genome, one window contains:
- a CDS encoding glycosyl hydrolase family 8, with translation MLKTLGLWLAMAVVSAPALADSDWALYKQLYITDNGRVQDTGNHNISHSEGQGYGMLLAAHYNDQTTFDNLWRWARSNLGRHDMALFAWRYNPGETPHVADQNDAADGDLLIAWALYKGGQRFGNSNYLNASKRIRHAVLDHLVHSYGGYTVLLPGLKGFTGNGYIDINLSYWVMPAINDFATADSDPRWQQLLASGEKLLADSQFGDAQLPTDWIRLTEGGQLSPSPNWPSRFGFDAVRVPLYFYWAGLKNSAALKPILSFWKLAGSKAPAWFDVKTGEQAPYPASQGLKAVIALNEQQHPTLPPLSSKGDYYSASLLLLSKIAEFATP, from the coding sequence ATGCTTAAAACCTTGGGTCTTTGGCTGGCCATGGCCGTGGTCAGCGCCCCGGCGCTGGCCGACAGCGACTGGGCGCTCTACAAGCAGCTATACATAACCGATAACGGCCGGGTGCAAGATACCGGCAATCACAACATTAGCCATTCGGAAGGCCAGGGTTACGGCATGTTGCTGGCAGCCCACTACAACGACCAAACCACCTTCGACAACCTTTGGCGCTGGGCCAGAAGTAATCTCGGCCGCCACGACATGGCGCTTTTTGCCTGGCGCTATAACCCCGGCGAAACGCCCCATGTTGCCGACCAAAACGACGCCGCCGATGGCGACTTGCTCATTGCTTGGGCGCTGTATAAAGGTGGCCAACGTTTTGGCAACAGCAATTACCTTAATGCTTCCAAACGTATCCGCCACGCGGTGCTGGACCACCTGGTACACAGCTACGGCGGTTATACCGTGCTATTACCGGGCCTTAAGGGCTTTACCGGTAATGGCTATATCGACATTAACCTTTCGTACTGGGTGATGCCGGCTATCAACGACTTTGCAACTGCCGACAGTGACCCGCGCTGGCAGCAACTATTGGCAAGCGGCGAAAAACTGTTGGCAGACAGCCAGTTTGGTGACGCACAGCTACCCACCGATTGGATAAGGCTAACCGAGGGCGGCCAACTGTCACCGTCCCCCAACTGGCCAAGCCGTTTTGGCTTTGACGCAGTGCGGGTACCGCTTTACTTCTATTGGGCCGGGTTAAAAAACAGCGCAGCGCTAAAACCCATTCTGAGCTTTTGGAAACTGGCAGGCAGCAAGGCCCCAGCCTGGTTTGATGTCAAAACCGGTGAACAGGCGCCGTACCCAGCCTCTCAAGGCCTAAAAGCGGTGATCGCCCTTAACGAGCAACAACACCCAACACTGCCGCCGCTTTCCAGCAAAGGCGATTACTACAGCGCCTCGTTATTGCTGCTGAGCAAAATCGCTGAATTTGCTACCCCTTAA
- a CDS encoding LysR family transcriptional regulator: MANIDMQLDLNLLKVFDALMQCRSVSQAAKKLHLSQSTVSHALARCRSQLNDPLFVAGPSGMAPTPRAAALAPAFAEALATIEAAINENRAFDAASSQRRFTLAVGSYFDMVLLPKLMPRLLAQSPGVSLRLRVLGDSDYQRELEQGELDLVIGFTEPAQLSSALQQQRLVTESVSLLSGQVLATPLTAKQLAALEYIYPSDWGHSQLLLDNWLKAQGIERRVRLQVPDFQALPGVLAATALCVALPTAVAELYARQHGLFCYPIAQQSLQFTLVQAWHPRFAQEPGLCWLRAQILAVKG; encoded by the coding sequence ATGGCCAATATCGATATGCAGTTGGATCTCAACTTATTAAAAGTCTTCGATGCCTTAATGCAGTGCCGTTCGGTGTCTCAGGCAGCGAAAAAACTGCACCTGTCGCAATCGACGGTGTCGCACGCGCTGGCACGTTGCCGCAGCCAACTGAATGACCCTTTATTTGTTGCTGGCCCAAGCGGTATGGCACCCACACCGCGCGCTGCCGCCCTGGCTCCAGCCTTTGCCGAGGCGCTGGCCACCATTGAGGCGGCAATAAATGAAAACCGTGCCTTTGATGCGGCCAGTAGCCAGCGCCGCTTTACCCTGGCGGTGGGCAGCTATTTCGACATGGTGCTGCTGCCGAAACTGATGCCAAGACTGCTGGCACAATCGCCGGGGGTAAGCCTGAGGTTACGGGTGCTGGGCGACTCGGATTATCAGCGCGAGCTGGAGCAAGGCGAACTGGATCTGGTGATTGGTTTTACCGAGCCGGCGCAGCTTTCGAGCGCTTTGCAGCAGCAGCGGCTGGTCACTGAATCGGTGAGTTTATTGTCAGGCCAAGTGCTAGCAACACCGCTAACCGCCAAGCAGTTGGCGGCGCTGGAGTACATTTACCCCTCGGACTGGGGTCACAGTCAGTTGCTGCTGGATAATTGGTTAAAAGCACAAGGTATTGAGCGGCGGGTACGCCTGCAAGTACCGGACTTTCAGGCGCTGCCTGGAGTGCTGGCAGCCACGGCGCTGTGCGTTGCCTTACCCACGGCGGTGGCTGAACTCTATGCCCGCCAGCATGGCCTTTTCTGCTATCCCATTGCCCAGCAGAGCCTGCAATTTACCTTGGTACAGGCCTGGCACCCGCGTTTTGCTCAAGAGCCGGGCCTGTGTTGGCTACGCGCCCAAATCCTGGCTGTTAAGGGGTAG
- the bcsD gene encoding cellulose biosynthesis protein BcsD, which produces MTDPLSANDNYFATRHCHPQWRLVLSALFDKLLQSVPQAEARLFLHQVGANLALDLPLGAQDTLDTLQAAINKRWAELDWGFVTLTSTEQYLEIRHHHCPVPYHQGRVSDAAKQSLAMMLEGVYSSWLMAQGGEPDVQAQCVSQNDDVVLHYGKQNQDA; this is translated from the coding sequence ATGACTGACCCTTTGTCAGCCAACGACAACTATTTTGCTACTCGACATTGTCACCCGCAGTGGCGCCTGGTTCTAAGCGCCCTGTTCGATAAGCTGTTGCAATCGGTACCACAGGCAGAAGCACGCCTGTTTTTACATCAGGTGGGAGCAAACCTGGCGCTGGACTTGCCGCTGGGGGCGCAAGACACCCTCGACACCTTACAGGCGGCCATTAATAAACGCTGGGCTGAGCTCGACTGGGGTTTTGTTACCTTAACCTCTACCGAGCAATACCTTGAGATCCGTCATCACCATTGCCCGGTGCCCTATCATCAGGGCCGGGTTAGCGATGCAGCCAAGCAAAGCTTGGCCATGATGCTAGAAGGGGTTTATAGCAGTTGGCTAATGGCGCAAGGCGGCGAGCCCGACGTACAAGCGCAATGTGTTAGCCAGAACGACGATGTGGTATTGCATTACGGAAAGCAAAATCAAGATGCTTAA
- a CDS encoding S24 family peptidase — translation MNDEKKEQGNEKRNGVPIVDSEKGTELFITRLRTLVNEAGGGRQFARDIGMSYSKLHNYMSGVSKPTLDSLIALAEGGGVSLDWLALGDENRHPKSKPKHDLEWVTAAEVAGLPGMPTTDRRAREELDQLVAGDTAMKRKRAGSRATEYHIALLPSQARDALKKASEVRDTVASYEPSTDFMTEFSLIPGYRVQVSAGHGSFNGDDQPPVRHLAFRRKWLSFRGFAEKDLVIVWAKGDSMYPTISNNDSLVINTARKTPKDGHMYVFRQDDSLMVKRFQQRLDKWVLLSDNTVYPEIVVPKDEQHNFQVIGQVVHIAKDVGD, via the coding sequence ATGAATGACGAAAAAAAGGAACAGGGTAATGAGAAAAGGAACGGAGTTCCTATTGTTGATAGCGAAAAAGGAACTGAGCTATTCATCACCAGACTGAGAACGCTGGTTAATGAGGCCGGAGGTGGGCGGCAGTTTGCACGTGACATTGGCATGTCCTACAGCAAGCTGCATAACTACATGTCTGGCGTTAGTAAGCCGACGCTGGACAGCCTTATTGCTTTGGCTGAGGGTGGCGGGGTGTCGTTGGATTGGCTTGCTCTTGGTGACGAAAACAGACACCCAAAGAGCAAACCTAAGCATGATCTGGAATGGGTAACGGCTGCTGAGGTAGCTGGGTTGCCTGGTATGCCAACAACGGATAGGCGTGCACGGGAAGAGCTGGACCAGCTCGTAGCAGGCGACACGGCCATGAAGCGCAAGCGTGCTGGCTCCAGAGCAACGGAGTATCACATAGCGTTGTTGCCATCACAGGCTAGGGATGCCTTAAAAAAGGCATCTGAAGTAAGAGACACGGTTGCGAGCTACGAACCCAGCACCGACTTCATGACAGAGTTCTCGCTTATCCCTGGTTACCGGGTCCAGGTATCAGCTGGACATGGCAGCTTCAACGGCGACGATCAGCCTCCTGTTCGGCATTTAGCGTTCAGGCGTAAATGGCTGTCTTTCAGAGGTTTTGCAGAAAAGGACTTGGTTATTGTTTGGGCCAAAGGCGACAGCATGTACCCAACGATCAGCAACAACGATAGCCTGGTTATAAACACGGCCAGGAAAACGCCAAAAGACGGCCACATGTACGTGTTTAGGCAAGATGACTCTCTGATGGTGAAGCGCTTCCAACAGCGCCTCGACAAGTGGGTGTTGCTATCAGATAACACTGTTTACCCTGAAATAGTGGTGCCCAAAGATGAGCAGCACAACTTTCAGGTGATAGGCCAAGTGGTGCATATCGCCAAAGATGTCGGTGATTAA
- a CDS encoding cellulose synthase subunit BcsC-related outer membrane protein yields the protein MNKSLLLTFALSSLAGSALAAPPVATPAPGNFDALFKQADFWQGKQRQDLAKDALRRVLAADPNNTEALYRLAMIAVQEGNKVEAQQYSDKLKAVSPNDSHLEDIRIAEASTHMDSGALNEARVMAASGQSEEAIKRYKTLFSGDTPPATLAVEYYQTLAGTKTGWDDARKGLEKLHQQQPGNTRIAVAYGEVLSYHQQTRRQAIALLKQYDGKDLEATKGWRQALLWLDATKADKPLYEAYEKAHPGDESVPSYYKKATTLTPAQQASQSRANGYQALNAGKLASAYSAFEQALSYNSKDAEARAGLGLVELKRQQFASARRNLGLAMAQAPAERHKWQKAYNSADFYASLTEARKLADSRQYDQAMTLVEPLTDASGSQARDAQLLKADILQKQGKLDASAHLYQQLLDNNAKDIPARVGLVNVLRQQQRWNDANQVANALPKSARKQLGDMASGQAMLLREKAKLEPPVMAEATLREAMKLAPKNPWVRLDLARLLNKTSRPLAAQVVVNKGVEDYGTANDRYVAALLAKDQARWGDVSHLLGEVKPQDRTPQIDSLAEEAALQARLDEIKRRQSVGDRDGARKLIMDLYNQPPKSAAGVGEVASLLYDSGEPAMAVMLIRQNDKRKTTEPVGDYQTQIVTLVKAGDDEDANDLLAKLSQRQDLTPADWKAIEQTRNTMAVVKADKLRKSEKLADAYDVLAARLRVAPNDESLLLAMARLYQSGNKNKKSLQIYQYTLKHNPDSTSALEGGVMTALALKDFDTADDLMAQLSTEKAEQPEMLLLAAKVARAEGDNDTAVALLAKARGKLFKNQPQQPWLQASDSQPGYANPFADQNGAKKGADNPFRRPSFLPGGDDPSKESSPWYQASKDSNAQPSLVAQIDALSEKIQRDSATTYSSEVQFRSRDGESGLSKLDEVKTPLTLNTQALGGRVKFAVTPTYLNGGALTSGFSRFGAGAISDGASSLSSSLDDLDDVLDSIQDTAYDYQSAEQEYEDAYAIYEASLTDSDTTAIEQAQYLANANEAELAAEEAQTTFEEAASQDLLKAIGLDTSTLTSSQQTQLDNYLTKYFGSSDLSLDSSSLSAFQTSMSTLQSEVATLKSRLNSIAALSKNPPAQHDAGVGLSLAYNWENLGFDIGTTPLGFERVNLIGGIDWQPQLDDNLQLQLNLARRPVTDSVLSYAGTTDPVTGETWGAVTKNGLKAGLAYDDGDVGLYGSLGGYLYTGTRVANNTSLNLSVGGYLRPINEKNRQLQAGVNVTFEGYDKNMSNFSLGHGGYFSPQDYVAVAFPVSYSEKHDNFNYTLKVAPGFQSYTENAVDYFPDDDNLQSLLELMTALGITDASAYPANSKSGFGLSFDAEGQYHFSPSVTLGGKLAFDNFGDYNESTVLLYLHYLMGVKND from the coding sequence ATGAATAAATCGCTTTTGCTCACCTTCGCTCTTTCTTCACTGGCAGGCTCAGCCCTGGCAGCGCCACCGGTCGCCACTCCGGCGCCGGGCAACTTTGATGCGCTGTTTAAACAGGCTGATTTTTGGCAAGGAAAACAGCGCCAAGATCTCGCCAAAGACGCGCTGCGCCGCGTATTGGCCGCTGACCCTAATAACACTGAGGCCCTTTATCGGCTGGCGATGATCGCCGTGCAAGAAGGCAACAAAGTCGAGGCTCAGCAATATAGCGATAAGCTAAAAGCGGTTTCCCCTAACGACTCGCACCTTGAAGATATCCGCATTGCCGAAGCGTCAACGCACATGGACTCAGGGGCGCTGAACGAAGCGCGAGTTATGGCGGCCAGCGGCCAGTCAGAAGAAGCCATCAAGCGCTATAAAACCTTGTTTAGTGGCGATACCCCGCCCGCCACCTTGGCGGTGGAGTATTACCAAACCCTGGCCGGCACTAAAACCGGCTGGGATGATGCCCGCAAAGGCCTGGAAAAGCTGCACCAGCAGCAGCCCGGTAACACCCGCATTGCGGTGGCTTACGGCGAAGTACTGAGCTACCACCAGCAAACCCGCCGCCAAGCGATTGCCTTGCTCAAACAGTATGATGGCAAAGATCTTGAAGCCACCAAAGGCTGGCGCCAGGCTTTGTTGTGGCTTGATGCCACCAAGGCTGACAAACCGCTATATGAGGCTTACGAAAAGGCCCACCCTGGTGATGAGTCAGTCCCCAGCTATTACAAGAAAGCCACCACCTTAACGCCGGCGCAGCAGGCATCACAAAGCCGCGCCAATGGCTATCAGGCCCTTAATGCCGGCAAGCTTGCCAGCGCTTACAGCGCCTTTGAACAAGCCCTGTCTTACAACAGCAAAGACGCCGAGGCCCGTGCCGGTTTGGGTTTGGTAGAGCTCAAACGCCAGCAATTTGCCAGCGCCCGCCGCAACCTGGGTTTGGCCATGGCGCAAGCCCCAGCTGAGCGCCACAAGTGGCAGAAGGCGTATAACAGCGCCGATTTTTACGCCAGTCTGACCGAGGCCCGTAAACTGGCCGACAGCCGCCAGTACGACCAAGCCATGACGCTGGTTGAGCCCCTTACCGACGCCAGCGGTAGCCAAGCACGCGATGCCCAACTGCTCAAAGCCGATATTTTGCAAAAGCAGGGCAAGCTCGATGCCTCGGCGCATCTTTACCAGCAATTGCTGGATAACAACGCCAAAGACATTCCGGCGCGGGTTGGCTTAGTGAATGTGTTACGCCAGCAGCAGCGCTGGAATGACGCTAACCAAGTGGCTAATGCCCTGCCCAAATCCGCTCGCAAACAGTTAGGCGACATGGCCTCCGGCCAAGCGATGCTGCTGCGTGAAAAAGCCAAACTGGAACCGCCGGTCATGGCAGAAGCCACCCTGCGTGAAGCCATGAAACTGGCGCCGAAAAACCCTTGGGTCAGGCTGGACTTGGCAAGGCTGCTAAATAAAACCTCACGGCCATTGGCCGCCCAGGTAGTGGTGAATAAAGGGGTCGAAGACTACGGCACCGCTAACGATCGCTACGTGGCGGCGCTGCTGGCCAAAGATCAGGCCCGCTGGGGTGACGTTAGCCATCTGCTTGGCGAGGTAAAACCACAAGACCGTACCCCCCAAATCGACAGTTTGGCGGAAGAAGCGGCGCTGCAAGCGCGGCTTGATGAAATCAAGCGCCGCCAGTCGGTAGGTGACCGCGATGGCGCCCGCAAGCTCATCATGGATCTCTACAACCAGCCACCGAAAAGCGCAGCCGGTGTTGGTGAAGTAGCGTCGTTACTGTACGACAGCGGCGAACCGGCCATGGCGGTGATGCTGATTCGTCAAAATGACAAGCGCAAAACCACCGAACCGGTTGGCGACTATCAAACGCAAATTGTTACCCTGGTTAAGGCCGGTGACGACGAAGACGCCAACGATCTGTTGGCGAAACTGTCGCAGCGCCAAGACTTAACCCCGGCGGACTGGAAGGCCATTGAACAAACCCGCAATACCATGGCGGTGGTTAAGGCCGACAAGTTGCGTAAAAGCGAAAAGCTTGCCGACGCTTACGACGTGCTGGCAGCCAGGCTGCGGGTGGCGCCTAACGACGAAAGCCTGCTGCTGGCGATGGCAAGGCTTTATCAAAGCGGCAATAAAAATAAAAAGTCGCTGCAGATTTACCAGTACACCTTAAAACATAACCCCGACAGCACCAGCGCCCTGGAAGGCGGGGTGATGACAGCATTGGCGCTAAAAGACTTTGATACTGCCGATGATTTGATGGCCCAGCTTTCCACCGAGAAAGCCGAACAGCCCGAGATGTTGCTGTTGGCGGCCAAGGTTGCCCGCGCCGAGGGCGATAACGATACCGCCGTGGCGCTATTGGCCAAGGCCCGAGGCAAACTCTTTAAGAACCAGCCACAGCAACCTTGGCTGCAAGCAAGCGACAGCCAACCGGGCTATGCCAACCCCTTTGCCGACCAAAACGGCGCCAAGAAAGGGGCTGACAATCCGTTCCGCCGGCCAAGCTTCTTACCGGGTGGCGACGACCCCAGCAAAGAAAGCTCACCTTGGTATCAGGCCAGTAAAGACAGCAATGCGCAGCCGTCGCTGGTGGCACAAATCGACGCCTTGTCTGAAAAAATTCAACGTGACAGCGCCACGACATACAGCAGCGAGGTGCAGTTCCGCTCCCGTGACGGCGAATCGGGCCTGAGTAAACTTGACGAGGTTAAAACCCCGCTTACCTTGAACACCCAAGCCTTGGGCGGCCGTGTGAAGTTTGCCGTCACCCCCACCTACCTTAACGGTGGCGCCTTAACGTCCGGCTTTAGCCGCTTTGGGGCCGGAGCTATTTCTGATGGAGCCAGCAGTTTAAGCAGCTCCCTCGATGACCTTGATGACGTACTCGATAGCATCCAAGACACCGCTTATGACTATCAGTCAGCGGAGCAAGAATACGAAGATGCATACGCCATTTATGAGGCGTCGCTGACCGATTCTGACACCACCGCCATAGAGCAGGCTCAGTATTTGGCCAATGCCAATGAGGCAGAATTGGCGGCAGAAGAGGCGCAAACCACCTTTGAAGAAGCCGCTTCCCAAGACTTACTCAAAGCGATTGGCCTCGATACCAGCACCTTAACCTCTTCGCAGCAAACCCAGTTGGACAACTACCTGACCAAATACTTTGGCAGCAGTGACTTGTCGTTAGACAGCAGTAGCTTGTCGGCTTTCCAAACCAGCATGAGCACGCTGCAATCCGAAGTGGCCACCTTAAAAAGCCGCTTAAACAGCATTGCCGCACTCTCGAAAAACCCACCCGCCCAGCATGACGCCGGTGTCGGTTTGTCGCTGGCTTATAACTGGGAAAACCTCGGCTTTGATATTGGTACCACCCCCCTTGGCTTTGAGAGGGTTAACCTGATTGGCGGTATCGACTGGCAGCCGCAGCTTGACGATAACCTGCAACTGCAATTGAACCTGGCCCGCCGCCCGGTTACCGACAGCGTGCTGTCCTATGCCGGTACCACTGACCCTGTCACCGGGGAAACCTGGGGCGCCGTTACCAAAAACGGCCTGAAAGCTGGCCTTGCCTACGACGACGGTGATGTTGGCCTTTACGGCAGTTTAGGGGGTTACCTCTACACCGGTACCCGTGTTGCCAACAACACCTCGTTGAACCTGTCGGTGGGCGGCTATTTACGCCCCATCAACGAGAAAAACCGCCAGCTGCAGGCCGGTGTGAATGTGACTTTTGAAGGCTATGACAAAAACATGAGTAACTTCAGCCTTGGCCACGGCGGTTACTTCAGCCCGCAAGACTACGTAGCCGTTGCCTTCCCGGTCAGCTACAGCGAGAAGCACGATAATTTTAATTACACGCTGAAAGTGGCACCGGGGTTCCAAAGCTACACCGAAAATGCCGTGGACTACTTCCCGGATGACGACAACCTGCAATCGTTGCTGGAACTGATGACGGCTTTGGGCATAACCGACGCGTCAGCTTACCCGGCCAACAGCAAAAGCGGCTTTGGCCTGAGCTTTGATGCCGAAGGGCAATACCATTTCTCCCCGTCGGTCACGCTGGGTGGTAAGCTGGCCTTTGATAACTTTGGTGACTATAACGAGTCCACTGTTCTGCTCTATCTGCATTACTTGATGGGAGTAAAGAATGACTGA
- a CDS encoding DMT family transporter produces the protein MFKNMLFLAGIGLIWGSQFIFQQQAVAALPAVWVGTGRAVVGAITLWVLCQLCGLKPQQRQWWRYHVIGLLEATIPFVAVAWGQQYLDTAVAAILMGTIPFFAIVLSPLLIKGSKVTLAGLLSVLLGV, from the coding sequence GTGTTTAAAAATATGCTTTTTTTGGCCGGCATTGGCCTGATTTGGGGTTCGCAATTTATCTTCCAGCAACAGGCAGTGGCGGCGCTGCCAGCGGTTTGGGTGGGCACCGGCCGGGCCGTGGTGGGCGCTATTACCCTTTGGGTGTTATGCCAGCTTTGCGGCCTAAAACCACAACAGCGCCAATGGTGGCGCTACCATGTGATTGGCCTGTTAGAAGCCACCATTCCCTTTGTTGCCGTGGCCTGGGGCCAGCAATATCTTGATACGGCGGTGGCCGCTATCTTGATGGGCACCATTCCCTTTTTCGCTATCGTCTTAAGCCCTTTGCTGATAAAAGGCAGTAAGGTCACCCTGGCCGGTTTACTGTCGGTGCTGCTGGGTGTATAG
- a CDS encoding helix-turn-helix domain-containing protein, with protein sequence MHNKQESQNFPKMGTPIKDMHRADIIAALKKRGTSLSALSRDNGLSSGTLANAMARPWPKGERIIADAIGLEVSEIWPSRYQELQGESA encoded by the coding sequence ATGCATAACAAACAAGAATCGCAGAATTTTCCCAAAATGGGAACTCCCATCAAGGATATGCACCGTGCTGACATAATTGCTGCACTGAAAAAACGTGGAACATCACTCAGTGCACTCTCACGCGACAACGGGTTGTCTTCAGGAACTTTAGCTAATGCCATGGCTCGCCCATGGCCAAAAGGCGAACGGATTATCGCTGACGCTATAGGGCTGGAAGTTAGCGAGATTTGGCCAAGTAGATACCAAGAACTTCAAGGAGAGAGCGCATGA
- a CDS encoding cellulose biosynthesis cyclic di-GMP-binding regulatory protein BcsB — MAVSGNGNSSGIHFSLRQDEMASTADLDLSLSYPDAKFADKTHLEVLLNGQLLKNIPLDPFSADGMETHIPIDAALVLSHNDLNFRVVGQAGPQCVDEDSPQQNEVLISNQSKLQFQLVRLPRPRDLSIFPAPFFDEGIMGQVTVPLVLPEHPSQTVLESGAILASYFGEKAQFRTASFPVTLNGLPDNNAIALVVGDNLAGANLPPPTGPELRIIDNPLDPLYKVLVVMGRTDSEVKTAVEYLLSGAALSGQDVAAKAVTLPKRQPYDAPNWVSTQGSTPLGQLTGPEGLVARGLHHGANEVNFRAPPDLFRWRDRPMSMQVQYLFPEGSWMDERRSKLNVSLNGQFLESLPVNNTGIWASFLHLLGNDVRQQKAKVEIPSYLLYGENKLSFYFDLRLHPGSDCKQVLGTKIISRVLPGSSLDLSGSKHFTKLPNLSYFVGAGFPFTRMADLSQTLALLPSNPTTLELQTFFDLIGRMGQDTGYPAYGIEVSKGVKDLDQTAGKDLLVVGSVADIDSGNLLQSSPFQFRQNKLALKPITMADTWKRLISGDWGRQDKAASRQLDAQDNFFGLASFISPADQHRVVVVATASQEQQLPDLVERLQQPQASSQVHGDLVLFQDQQIRSYRVGPRVGTGKMSWEMNLGWYFGNHVLQLLVMMLLCILLGATLIYPYLKHRAKTRLAQDEDNRHE; from the coding sequence CCCATTGATGCGGCGCTGGTGCTAAGCCATAACGACTTGAACTTTAGGGTAGTGGGCCAGGCAGGCCCCCAGTGTGTGGATGAAGACTCGCCCCAGCAAAATGAAGTGCTGATCAGCAACCAGTCAAAGCTACAGTTCCAGCTGGTGCGGCTACCACGGCCCCGGGATTTGTCGATTTTCCCGGCCCCCTTCTTTGATGAAGGCATTATGGGCCAGGTAACGGTGCCACTGGTGCTGCCAGAGCACCCTAGCCAAACAGTGCTGGAAAGTGGCGCCATTTTGGCCTCTTACTTTGGCGAAAAGGCACAGTTTCGTACCGCTAGCTTCCCCGTAACTTTAAATGGCCTGCCCGACAACAACGCCATTGCCTTAGTGGTGGGGGATAACCTTGCCGGTGCGAACTTGCCGCCCCCAACAGGGCCGGAACTTCGCATCATCGACAACCCGTTAGACCCACTTTATAAAGTGCTGGTGGTGATGGGCCGCACCGATAGCGAAGTCAAAACCGCCGTCGAATACCTGCTCAGTGGCGCCGCGCTAAGCGGTCAAGATGTGGCGGCCAAAGCGGTAACCTTGCCCAAGCGCCAGCCCTACGACGCCCCCAATTGGGTATCAACCCAAGGTAGCACCCCCTTAGGCCAGCTTACCGGCCCCGAAGGCCTCGTTGCCCGTGGGCTGCACCATGGTGCCAATGAAGTTAACTTCCGGGCGCCACCTGACCTGTTCCGCTGGCGTGACCGTCCCATGTCAATGCAAGTGCAATACCTGTTCCCGGAAGGGAGCTGGATGGATGAACGCCGCTCCAAACTCAACGTTAGCCTTAATGGCCAATTCTTAGAGTCGCTGCCGGTCAATAACACCGGGATCTGGGCCTCGTTCTTGCACCTGTTGGGTAACGATGTGCGCCAGCAAAAAGCCAAGGTAGAGATCCCCTCTTACCTGCTTTATGGCGAAAACAAGTTGTCCTTTTACTTTGACCTACGATTGCACCCCGGTAGTGACTGTAAGCAAGTGCTGGGCACCAAAATCATCAGCAGGGTGCTACCCGGCTCCAGCCTTGATTTAAGTGGCTCAAAGCACTTCACCAAGCTGCCAAACCTGTCCTATTTTGTTGGCGCAGGCTTCCCCTTCACCCGTATGGCAGACTTGTCGCAAACCCTGGCACTGCTGCCCAGCAACCCCACCACACTGGAGCTGCAAACCTTCTTTGATTTGATAGGTCGCATGGGCCAAGACACCGGCTATCCGGCCTACGGTATTGAAGTCAGTAAAGGCGTTAAGGATCTTGACCAAACCGCCGGCAAGGATCTGTTGGTCGTCGGCAGCGTTGCCGATATCGACTCGGGTAATTTGCTGCAAAGTAGCCCCTTCCAATTTCGCCAAAACAAGCTGGCGTTAAAACCCATCACTATGGCTGATACTTGGAAACGGCTAATAAGTGGCGACTGGGGCCGACAAGATAAAGCCGCCAGCCGCCAGCTGGATGCCCAAGATAACTTCTTCGGCCTGGCCAGTTTTATCTCACCGGCCGACCAACACCGGGTGGTGGTGGTAGCCACCGCCAGTCAAGAGCAACAGCTGCCTGACTTGGTAGAACGCCTGCAACAACCGCAGGCCAGTAGCCAAGTGCACGGCGACTTAGTGCTCTTTCAAGACCAGCAAATTCGTTCTTACCGGGTTGGGCCTCGCGTCGGCACCGGCAAGATGTCATGGGAAATGAATCTGGGCTGGTATTTTGGAAATCACGTGCTGCAACTGCTGGTAATGATGCTGCTGTGCATCTTGTTAGGTGCAACCTTGATTTACCCCTATCTAAAACATCGTGCCAAAACGCGGCTGGCCCAAGATGAAGACAACCGTCATGAATAA